In Streptomyces canus, one DNA window encodes the following:
- a CDS encoding ABC transporter permease, producing MTSSAASLVPVNITLGVLLAALILAAAVVAGRFHLDPHPYKSRAREILVAGLRAAAQLAVVSVVIAWAVKSVPGLFAFLVVMFSVAVRTAGRRITSDHTWWFTAAPIAAGVMPVVAALLLTGLVPLRGIALIPITGILIGGALTVTVLAGRRALDELTQRHGEVEAAMALGFLDRDARMEIARPAASEALLPGLDQTRTVGLVTLPGAFVGMLMAGASPVMAGAVQLFVLIALMAVQSVAVAVTLELVARHHLHRPLPGAPTGSPRKARRPMKRP from the coding sequence GTGACGTCGAGTGCGGCATCCCTCGTCCCGGTCAACATCACCCTCGGCGTCCTCCTCGCCGCTCTGATCCTGGCGGCGGCGGTGGTCGCGGGACGGTTCCATCTCGACCCGCACCCGTACAAGAGCCGAGCCCGGGAGATCCTTGTCGCCGGACTGAGGGCCGCAGCCCAGCTGGCCGTCGTGTCGGTGGTCATCGCGTGGGCCGTCAAGTCCGTGCCAGGGCTGTTCGCGTTCCTTGTCGTCATGTTCTCGGTGGCGGTGCGCACGGCCGGACGGAGAATCACCAGCGACCACACCTGGTGGTTCACGGCCGCCCCGATCGCCGCCGGCGTGATGCCGGTCGTCGCGGCACTGCTGCTGACGGGGCTCGTCCCGCTGCGAGGCATAGCACTGATCCCGATCACGGGCATCCTCATCGGCGGCGCACTCACCGTGACCGTCCTTGCCGGACGTCGTGCCCTGGACGAACTGACCCAGCGCCACGGGGAAGTGGAAGCCGCGATGGCCCTGGGCTTCCTGGACCGGGACGCACGGATGGAGATCGCCCGCCCCGCGGCATCAGAGGCACTCCTGCCCGGCCTGGACCAGACTCGGACGGTCGGGTTGGTCACCCTTCCCGGTGCTTTCGTCGGCATGCTGATGGCAGGGGCGAGTCCCGTGATGGCCGGGGCGGTGCAGTTGTTCGTCCTGATCGCGCTCATGGCAGTGCAGTCCGTCGCGGTCGCGGTGACGCTCGAACTCGTCGCCCGCCATCACCTGCACCGCCCGCTACCCGGCGCGCCGACCGGATCGCCACGCAAGGCAAGGCGGCCGATGAAACGTCCATGA
- a CDS encoding response regulator transcription factor has product MAFILVCEDDAAVRDILRRALEHDGHTVSVAPTADSLLRQLAPVPQLLVLDLGLPDADGRDVCLALRARGVDVPVLMLTALDGLHHKVGGFEAGADDYMTKPFDIPELLVRVRALLRRATVAPASHEVLLDPAKHMVTYDAVSMSLTPTEFRLLGRLIASQGDAVRRHALVAAGWPHGAHVSDNTLDSYVRRLRTKLGPLGVARRLATVRGVGYRWQ; this is encoded by the coding sequence GTGGCTTTCATCCTGGTGTGCGAAGACGACGCGGCGGTTCGCGACATCCTCAGGCGTGCCCTGGAGCACGACGGTCACACCGTTTCCGTCGCCCCCACGGCAGACAGCCTGCTGCGGCAGCTCGCACCGGTGCCCCAGCTGCTCGTCCTGGATCTCGGGCTGCCGGACGCAGACGGCCGCGATGTCTGCCTGGCTCTGAGGGCTCGCGGCGTCGACGTGCCGGTGTTGATGCTCACCGCCCTGGACGGTCTGCACCACAAGGTGGGCGGCTTCGAGGCAGGCGCCGACGACTACATGACCAAACCCTTCGACATCCCGGAATTGCTGGTCCGCGTCCGGGCGCTGCTGCGCCGGGCCACCGTGGCGCCCGCATCGCACGAGGTTCTCCTCGATCCGGCGAAGCACATGGTGACCTACGATGCGGTGAGCATGAGCCTGACCCCGACCGAGTTCCGCCTACTGGGCCGCCTGATCGCCTCGCAGGGCGACGCGGTACGTCGGCACGCCCTCGTCGCCGCCGGCTGGCCGCACGGGGCACACGTCAGCGACAACACCCTCGACTCCTATGTGCGCCGGCTGCGGACCAAGCTCGGTCCGCTGGGTGTGGCCCGGCGTCTGGCGACGGTCCGCGGCGTGGGCTACCGATGGCAATGA
- a CDS encoding winged helix-turn-helix domain-containing protein, whose product MLLARLRAHLRRQAVAAPVRKPVRLGDLVVDFSARRCTLHGVEIPLRAKEFDLLVVLAERVGEAVSGETLMAEVWDENWFGPTKTLDATMAGLRRRLTDAVQAGGGPVRLPEITTLRGHGYRLERQPDQVD is encoded by the coding sequence GTGCTGCTCGCCCGGCTGCGAGCGCATCTGCGGCGGCAGGCAGTGGCTGCCCCGGTCCGGAAGCCGGTGCGGCTGGGCGATCTGGTCGTCGACTTCTCCGCTCGGCGATGCACGCTGCACGGTGTCGAAATCCCCCTGCGGGCCAAAGAGTTCGACCTGCTCGTGGTGCTGGCCGAGCGGGTCGGCGAGGCGGTGTCGGGGGAGACGTTGATGGCCGAGGTATGGGACGAGAACTGGTTCGGCCCCACCAAGACTCTCGACGCGACGATGGCGGGCCTGCGACGCAGACTGACCGACGCGGTGCAGGCCGGGGGCGGTCCTGTCCGACTACCGGAGATCACCACGCTGCGAGGGCACGGATACAGGCTGGAACGGCAGCCGGATCAGGTGGATTGA
- a CDS encoding sensor histidine kinase encodes MAMTGFRRSVVALTVLIATAVVAILVVVSHVLLSRVTDADAHDLARTRAEAVAANVTAKGGRVVLTENGSEALDEVAWVYVDGRLIDGNVPASVVRRVKELVDSRRSQTATAGDSLLYARQVPVDGHHVMVVVRVDLTPYETSEQRSLTLSLILGGLTILLAGGVAHLVVHRALRVVHEMAALADDWGHHEPGRRFNLGVPRDEFGELGQTLDRLLERVDNALADERRLTDEIAHELRTPLTVLRGEAQLAQLSGEPVPPEAVLSEVDRLDAAITTILRAARARTDEGTRCDLRSAARQAIGGRAVEVAFPAKIEVAMAPDVAVSLLSPLLENGLRHAKTGVWITARNQGAAVVVDVLDDGPGFDPADVERVFEAGVTGGDGYGLGLPVVRRIAASAGVEVRAIADGRGHVEVTLPAVRAVT; translated from the coding sequence ATGGCAATGACGGGATTCCGCAGAAGCGTCGTCGCGCTCACCGTCCTGATCGCCACCGCCGTGGTCGCCATCCTGGTCGTCGTCTCGCATGTGCTGCTGAGCAGGGTGACGGACGCCGACGCACACGATCTGGCCCGTACGCGCGCCGAGGCGGTCGCGGCGAACGTCACCGCCAAGGGCGGCCGTGTCGTGCTCACGGAGAACGGCAGTGAGGCGTTGGACGAGGTCGCCTGGGTGTATGTCGACGGCCGCCTGATCGACGGGAACGTACCGGCGAGCGTGGTCAGGCGTGTCAAGGAGCTGGTGGACTCGAGGCGTTCGCAGACCGCGACCGCCGGCGACTCCCTCCTGTACGCGCGGCAGGTCCCGGTCGACGGCCACCACGTCATGGTGGTCGTCCGGGTGGACCTCACGCCTTATGAGACGTCCGAGCAGCGCAGTCTGACCTTGTCGTTGATCCTGGGCGGCCTCACGATCCTCCTCGCCGGCGGTGTCGCGCATCTCGTGGTGCACCGCGCGCTGCGGGTCGTGCACGAAATGGCCGCCCTCGCCGACGACTGGGGCCATCACGAACCCGGGCGCCGCTTCAACCTCGGGGTCCCCCGCGACGAGTTCGGGGAACTGGGACAGACGCTGGACCGCCTCCTGGAGCGCGTCGACAACGCGTTGGCGGACGAGCGCCGGCTCACCGACGAGATCGCCCACGAGCTGCGGACACCGCTCACGGTGCTGCGGGGCGAGGCGCAGCTGGCTCAGCTGTCCGGAGAGCCGGTGCCGCCGGAGGCGGTACTGAGCGAGGTCGACCGCCTCGACGCGGCGATCACGACGATTCTGCGCGCCGCGCGCGCCCGCACGGACGAGGGAACCCGGTGCGATCTGCGCTCCGCCGCGCGGCAGGCGATCGGCGGTCGCGCGGTCGAGGTCGCCTTTCCCGCGAAGATCGAGGTGGCCATGGCGCCCGACGTCGCCGTGTCGCTGCTGTCACCACTGCTGGAGAACGGCCTGCGGCATGCGAAGACGGGTGTGTGGATCACCGCGCGCAACCAGGGTGCGGCCGTCGTGGTCGATGTCCTGGACGACGGCCCAGGGTTCGATCCCGCGGACGTCGAGCGGGTGTTCGAGGCGGGTGTGACCGGCGGCGATGGCTATGGGCTGGGGTTGCCGGTGGTCCGGCGTATCGCCGCCTCGGCCGGTGTGGAGGTCCGTGCGATCGCGGACGGCCGCGGTCATGTCGAGGTGACGCTCCCGGCCGTGCGTGCGGTCACGTAG
- a CDS encoding xylulokinase — protein sequence MGIVAGLDSSPDFTRIVVCDADTGAVLKQGYAAHPVEGGGRASDVDPQAWLLSLGEAAGGGLLEGVQAIGVSSQQNAVVPLDAQGNTVRPAMVGGDKRAQVAAADLVDALGGREAWAQAVGCVPQAAQPVTKLRWLNKTEPDAALRTAVLLQAHDWLVWQLLGRPVRRTTDRGGASGTGYWSAATGAYRADLVELALGHQAMLPEVIGPSDAAGTTPEGLLISAGTGETMAAAFGLGIGLGDAVVSLGASGSVMAVHPEALVDNGGMITSLADATGMHLPVVTTLNAVRTLRGAAEMLGLNDLESLSELAMKSTPGAHGLVLLPYLEGERTPNLPHTAGTLSGLRRESMKPEHLARAAFEGMLCGLADALDVLRGRGVEVRRVFLLGAAAELSAVQAAAPALFGAQVVVPQPADYAAIGAARQAAWALGVSQGTLDPRTPPMWQGPAAQVLEPGEELAVGQAVRQQYVSVREQTYPGAFR from the coding sequence ATGGGGATAGTCGCCGGGTTGGACAGCTCACCCGATTTCACTCGCATCGTCGTCTGCGACGCAGACACCGGTGCCGTGCTCAAGCAGGGGTACGCCGCGCACCCGGTGGAAGGCGGCGGCCGCGCATCCGACGTCGATCCCCAGGCGTGGCTCCTCTCCCTCGGTGAAGCCGCCGGCGGCGGTCTCCTCGAGGGTGTGCAGGCCATCGGCGTGTCGTCGCAGCAGAACGCCGTCGTACCCCTCGACGCCCAGGGCAACACCGTCCGTCCCGCCATGGTCGGCGGCGACAAGCGCGCGCAGGTCGCCGCGGCCGACCTCGTCGACGCGCTCGGCGGGCGCGAGGCCTGGGCCCAGGCGGTGGGATGTGTGCCGCAGGCGGCCCAGCCCGTCACCAAGCTGCGCTGGCTGAACAAGACCGAGCCCGACGCCGCCCTGCGCACCGCCGTGCTCCTCCAGGCGCACGACTGGCTGGTGTGGCAGCTCCTCGGGCGGCCGGTCAGAAGGACCACCGACCGCGGCGGCGCCTCCGGCACCGGCTACTGGTCCGCGGCCACCGGCGCCTACCGCGCCGACCTGGTCGAACTGGCCCTCGGCCACCAGGCGATGCTCCCCGAGGTGATCGGACCCTCGGACGCGGCCGGTACCACCCCGGAGGGGCTGCTGATCTCCGCCGGGACCGGTGAGACCATGGCCGCCGCCTTCGGCCTCGGGATCGGGCTCGGCGACGCCGTGGTGTCGCTGGGCGCGTCCGGGTCCGTGATGGCCGTGCACCCCGAGGCCCTCGTCGACAACGGCGGGATGATCACCTCGCTGGCCGACGCGACCGGCATGCACCTGCCCGTCGTCACCACCCTGAACGCCGTACGGACCCTGCGCGGGGCCGCCGAGATGCTCGGGCTGAACGACCTGGAGAGCCTGTCCGAGCTGGCGATGAAGTCGACGCCGGGCGCCCACGGCCTCGTACTGCTGCCCTATCTGGAGGGGGAGCGGACGCCGAACCTGCCGCACACCGCGGGGACACTGAGCGGGCTGCGGCGGGAGTCGATGAAGCCGGAGCATCTGGCGCGGGCCGCGTTCGAGGGCATGCTGTGCGGGCTCGCCGACGCGCTCGACGTGCTGCGCGGCCGGGGTGTCGAGGTGCGGCGGGTGTTCCTGCTGGGGGCCGCCGCCGAACTGTCCGCCGTACAGGCCGCCGCGCCCGCGCTGTTCGGCGCGCAGGTCGTCGTGCCGCAGCCGGCGGACTACGCGGCGATCGGTGCCGCCCGGCAGGCGGCCTGGGCGCTCGGGGTCTCGCAGGGCACGCTCGATCCGCGCACCCCGCCGATGTGGCAGGGCCCGGCCGCGCAGGTCCTGGAGCCCGGCGAGGAGTTGGCGGTGGGGCAGGCGGTGCGGCAGCAGTACGTGTCGGTGCGGGAGCAGACATACCCGGGGGCGTTCCGGTAG
- a CDS encoding COG4705 family protein: MTAEPVLDERPLAPVRQLANKVPEVTVYFWVIKVLTTGMGETASDLLARTLGPIPAVALGGLALVASLAVQFTLRRYVAWAYWTAVVMVSVFGTMAADVLHVGLGVPYAVSTPAFLVVLAAVFALWYASERALSIHTIRTRRREAFYWAAVLATFALGTATGDLTATVGFGYLGSVALFAAAICVPALAHRFGALGAVTAFWTAYVITRPLGASLADWMALPHTRGGLALGLAPVTLAWTVAIIGFVGYLAVSQRDRGAHTAS; the protein is encoded by the coding sequence ATGACCGCAGAGCCTGTCCTCGATGAACGCCCCCTCGCCCCCGTACGCCAACTGGCAAACAAGGTGCCGGAGGTGACCGTCTATTTCTGGGTCATCAAGGTGCTGACCACCGGCATGGGCGAGACGGCGTCGGACCTCCTGGCCCGCACGCTCGGCCCGATCCCGGCGGTGGCGCTCGGCGGCCTCGCCCTGGTGGCGTCCCTGGCCGTGCAGTTCACGCTCCGCCGGTACGTCGCCTGGGCCTACTGGACCGCCGTCGTCATGGTCAGCGTTTTCGGCACCATGGCCGCCGATGTCCTCCACGTCGGCCTCGGCGTGCCGTACGCCGTCTCGACGCCGGCGTTCCTCGTCGTACTGGCCGCGGTCTTCGCCCTCTGGTACGCGAGCGAGCGGGCCCTCTCCATCCACACGATCCGGACCCGGCGCCGCGAGGCGTTCTACTGGGCGGCCGTCCTCGCCACCTTCGCCCTCGGCACCGCCACGGGCGATCTCACCGCCACCGTCGGCTTCGGCTACCTGGGCTCGGTCGCCCTCTTCGCAGCCGCCATCTGCGTACCCGCCCTGGCCCACCGCTTCGGGGCCCTCGGCGCGGTGACCGCCTTCTGGACCGCCTATGTCATCACCCGCCCCCTCGGAGCCTCCCTCGCCGACTGGATGGCCCTCCCCCACACCCGCGGCGGCCTCGCCCTCGGCCTGGCACCGGTCACCCTCGCGTGGACGGTGGCGATCATCGGATTCGTCGGCTACCTGGCCGTGTCACAACGCGACAGGGGCGCGCACACCGCGTCGTGA
- a CDS encoding ABC transporter substrate-binding protein produces MSRRPAAVAASVLAVLALGTTSACSGNSSASTSSSGSTPTVKLMAGGLDKQIYLPYQLAQQLGYYKKYGVNVELSTEQDGGVGAEDAMASGQVDMAGAWYVHTIDFQVKGKAVESLVQLSGAPGEREMCVPKSGVHSGADFKGKTLGVTDIGSGTDTLTQFIGAQKGVKAGQFSRIGVSQGSTAIAALQNGKTACVMTTQPTVAAIEKKGIGTSAIDLATTAGARKALGGTWPAATVLAQTSWVNSHKDAAQKVVDALVATMHWINTHSAADIANKLPQSYVSNQLVTKADYIKALDQDKGQFLPDGIMPAGGPKTVLATEELVGHATSKVNLGTTFTNEFALKANKIEGFKTTTTPAGPTG; encoded by the coding sequence ATGTCCAGACGACCCGCCGCCGTCGCCGCGTCCGTCCTCGCCGTTCTCGCCCTCGGCACCACCAGCGCCTGTTCCGGCAACTCCTCGGCCTCGACCAGCAGCTCGGGCTCCACGCCGACCGTCAAGCTCATGGCCGGCGGCCTCGACAAGCAGATCTACCTGCCGTACCAGCTCGCCCAGCAGCTCGGCTACTACAAGAAGTACGGCGTCAACGTCGAACTGAGCACCGAGCAGGACGGCGGCGTCGGCGCCGAGGACGCCATGGCCTCCGGGCAGGTGGACATGGCCGGCGCCTGGTACGTCCACACCATCGACTTCCAGGTGAAGGGCAAGGCGGTCGAGAGCCTCGTCCAGTTGTCCGGCGCGCCGGGCGAGCGGGAGATGTGCGTCCCGAAGAGCGGCGTCCACTCCGGCGCGGACTTCAAGGGGAAGACACTCGGCGTCACCGACATCGGGTCCGGCACCGACACTCTCACCCAGTTCATCGGCGCACAGAAGGGCGTCAAGGCCGGCCAGTTCAGCCGGATCGGCGTCAGCCAGGGCTCCACGGCCATCGCCGCGCTGCAGAACGGCAAGACCGCCTGCGTCATGACGACGCAGCCGACGGTGGCCGCGATCGAGAAGAAGGGCATCGGCACCTCCGCGATCGACCTGGCCACCACCGCCGGCGCCAGGAAGGCGCTCGGCGGCACCTGGCCGGCAGCGACCGTCCTCGCCCAGACCAGCTGGGTCAACTCGCACAAGGACGCTGCGCAGAAGGTCGTCGACGCGCTCGTCGCCACCATGCACTGGATCAACACGCACAGCGCGGCCGACATCGCGAACAAGCTCCCGCAGTCGTACGTGTCGAACCAGTTGGTCACCAAGGCCGACTACATCAAGGCCCTGGACCAGGACAAGGGACAGTTCCTCCCGGACGGCATCATGCCGGCCGGCGGCCCGAAGACCGTCCTGGCGACCGAGGAACTCGTCGGCCACGCGACCTCGAAGGTGAACCTCGGCACGACCTTCACCAATGAGTTCGCTCTGAAGGCCAACAAGATAGAGGGCTTCAAGACCACCACGACCCCGGCAGGACCGACCGGCTGA
- a CDS encoding COG4705 family protein has protein sequence MTTTTEERTRSGPLMLNKVPEVTIWFWVIKILCTTVGESFADWINMKLGVGLVNTAWIFTAVFVVVLAVQLRLKRYVPFPYWLTVVVVSVTGTLYTDILTDQLNVPLWISSAVFSVLLAVVFGVWWLRERTLSIHSVTTLPRESFYWLAVLVTFALGTATGDWTLELTGWSPGASVLLPLGLIAAITLLWKFGANPVLSFWLAYILTRPLGANIGDWLASPKVAQPGEPTGIALGTFTTSLIFLGLILATVVYLTVTRSDVTETHDATHAAHATGNLRKERVGLAGFGLLAVATTSLLIWAHSQPHTGPAPEADNTSAVQMAPGVAVKKFPPAQVTALKTLASASLKDARSGNAKGAHTAAQSLRDLWDADQASLQPLDQTGWTSIDAQMDKVLGTFGIDHSNPPMPPAQQEKELNALLTDMG, from the coding sequence ATGACAACGACAACGGAAGAGCGCACGCGCAGCGGGCCCCTCATGCTCAACAAGGTCCCCGAGGTCACCATCTGGTTCTGGGTGATCAAGATCCTGTGCACCACTGTGGGTGAGAGCTTCGCCGACTGGATCAACATGAAGCTGGGCGTCGGCCTGGTGAACACGGCCTGGATCTTCACCGCGGTGTTCGTCGTGGTCCTGGCGGTCCAGCTGCGGCTGAAGCGGTACGTGCCGTTCCCGTACTGGCTGACCGTGGTCGTTGTCAGCGTCACGGGCACCCTGTACACCGACATCCTGACCGACCAGCTCAACGTGCCGCTGTGGATCAGCTCCGCGGTGTTCTCGGTGCTGCTCGCGGTGGTCTTCGGCGTGTGGTGGCTGCGCGAGCGCACGCTGTCGATCCACTCGGTCACGACGCTTCCGCGTGAGTCGTTCTACTGGCTCGCCGTTCTCGTCACCTTCGCGCTCGGCACCGCGACCGGCGACTGGACCCTGGAGCTGACCGGCTGGAGCCCGGGCGCCTCGGTGCTGCTGCCGCTCGGCCTCATCGCGGCGATCACGCTGCTGTGGAAGTTCGGCGCGAACCCGGTGCTGTCCTTCTGGCTCGCCTACATCCTGACCCGCCCGCTGGGCGCGAACATCGGCGACTGGCTCGCCTCCCCGAAGGTCGCTCAGCCGGGCGAGCCGACCGGCATCGCACTGGGCACCTTCACCACCAGCCTGATCTTCCTCGGCCTGATCCTGGCGACGGTGGTCTACCTGACGGTGACGCGCTCGGACGTGACCGAGACCCACGACGCCACCCACGCCGCCCACGCCACCGGCAACCTGCGAAAGGAGCGCGTCGGTCTGGCCGGCTTCGGACTGCTCGCCGTCGCCACCACGAGCCTGCTGATCTGGGCCCACAGCCAGCCGCACACCGGCCCCGCGCCGGAGGCCGACAACACCTCCGCCGTCCAGATGGCCCCCGGCGTGGCGGTGAAGAAATTCCCGCCCGCCCAGGTCACCGCCCTGAAGACCCTCGCCTCCGCCTCGCTCAAGGACGCCCGCTCCGGGAACGCGAAGGGTGCGCACACGGCCGCACAGTCGCTGCGTGACCTGTGGGATGCCGACCAGGCCTCGCTGCAGCCGCTGGACCAGACCGGCTGGACCTCCATCGACGCCCAGATGGACAAGGTGCTGGGGACTTTCGGCATCGATCACTCGAACCCGCCCATGCCGCCCGCGCAGCAGGAGAAGGAACTGAACGCCCTCCTGACGGACATGGGCTGA
- a CDS encoding alkaline phosphatase family protein gives MSRSYVRLAAVFAAAGALTGVSAVQPSAFAASHHQAPARHVLLISVDGLHQSDLAWYVSRHPDSALARLVGGGVEYTHAKTTTPSDSFPGMVAQATGGGPGTTGVYYDDTYNASLLPAGTTSCKAVKPGVEVDLTEDLDKNQASIDAGQGITGLPDSILSMTGNPSSLINASKLPVDPKTCTPVYPHSYLKVNTVFEVARSAGLRTAWSDKHAAYEILNGPSGTGIQDLFTPEINSDALGYPAGNDWTKDNQATEQYDGYKVKAVLNEIDGYDHSRTHKVGTPAIFGLNFQSVSTAQKLPASDGLQGGYTAKNVPGPLLTKNLDFVNAQIGALTSEIAERHLAGSTTIILSAKHGQSPTDPTALIRVDDGPLLDGLNAAWKKLHPLAGDLVAHSVDDDAMLLWLTDRSQAATDFAKKYLLEQSGTGTDINAAPKAFTRSGLSKVYAGKAAARYFHVEAGDARVPDVFGVAQYGVVYTSGTKKIAEHGGAHADDLDVPLVVSGASVPGGVRDSASVQTKQIAPTILSLLGLDPRSLQAVREEHTTALPVR, from the coding sequence ATGTCCAGAAGTTATGTCAGACTCGCAGCCGTTTTCGCTGCTGCCGGAGCCCTGACCGGCGTGTCCGCCGTCCAGCCTTCGGCGTTCGCCGCCTCCCACCACCAGGCCCCCGCCAGGCACGTTCTGCTGATCTCGGTCGACGGTCTGCACCAGTCGGACCTGGCCTGGTACGTCTCCCGGCACCCGGATTCCGCGCTGGCCCGGCTGGTCGGCGGTGGTGTGGAGTACACCCACGCCAAGACCACCACGCCGTCCGACTCCTTCCCCGGCATGGTCGCCCAGGCGACCGGTGGCGGTCCCGGCACCACCGGCGTCTACTACGACGACACCTACAACGCGTCGCTCCTGCCCGCCGGGACCACCAGCTGCAAGGCCGTCAAGCCCGGTGTCGAGGTGGACCTCACGGAGGACCTGGACAAGAACCAGGCATCCATCGACGCCGGTCAGGGCATCACCGGCCTGCCCGACAGCATCCTGTCGATGACGGGCAACCCGTCGAGCCTGATCAACGCCTCCAAGCTGCCGGTCGACCCCAAGACCTGCACGCCGGTCTACCCGCACTCCTACCTCAAGGTGAACACCGTCTTCGAGGTGGCCCGCAGCGCGGGTCTGCGCACTGCGTGGTCGGACAAGCACGCAGCCTACGAAATCCTCAACGGGCCCTCGGGCACCGGCATCCAGGACCTGTTCACGCCGGAGATCAACAGCGACGCCCTCGGCTACCCGGCCGGCAACGACTGGACCAAGGACAACCAGGCCACCGAGCAGTACGACGGCTACAAGGTGAAGGCCGTCCTCAACGAGATCGACGGCTACGACCACAGCCGCACCCACAAGGTCGGCACCCCGGCGATCTTCGGCCTCAACTTCCAGTCGGTCTCCACCGCGCAGAAGCTGCCGGCCTCCGACGGCCTCCAAGGCGGCTACACCGCCAAGAACGTGCCCGGACCGCTGCTGACGAAGAACCTGGACTTCGTCAACGCCCAGATCGGTGCCCTGACTTCTGAGATCGCCGAGCGGCACCTGGCCGGCAGCACCACGATCATCCTGTCCGCCAAGCACGGCCAGTCGCCCACCGACCCCACCGCGCTCATCCGGGTCGACGACGGCCCGCTCCTGGACGGCCTCAACGCCGCCTGGAAGAAGCTCCATCCCTTGGCCGGCGACCTGGTCGCGCACTCCGTGGACGACGACGCGATGCTGCTCTGGCTGACCGACCGCTCGCAAGCCGCCACCGACTTCGCCAAGAAGTACCTGCTCGAGCAGAGCGGCACCGGCACCGACATCAACGCCGCACCCAAGGCCTTCACCCGCAGCGGGCTCAGCAAGGTCTACGCCGGGAAGGCCGCGGCCCGCTACTTCCACGTCGAAGCCGGCGACGCCCGTGTCCCGGACGTCTTCGGCGTCGCGCAGTACGGCGTCGTCTACACCAGCGGTACCAAGAAGATCGCCGAGCACGGCGGCGCCCACGCCGACGACCTCGACGTCCCGTTGGTCGTGTCCGGCGCCTCGGTTCCAGGCGGCGTGCGCGACTCCGCGAGCGTGCAGACCAAGCAGATCGCACCGACGATCCTGAGCCTGCTCGGTCTCGACCCCCGCTCGCTGCAGGCCGTGCGCGAGGAACACACCACTGCGCTGCCTGTCCGCTGA
- a CDS encoding lysylphosphatidylglycerol synthase transmembrane domain-containing protein, producing MSDSVTVTAGRRHYVRLGITLAVLVLAGGMLAAHRATLDSGTDQLAAADGEWLVLACFATVATWVCAAVAQQGAVVERLPKGRLVAAQFAACAANHILPAGAGASLVNLRFLTRCGLSTRRSATALAVKAAVGGIVRCVLGVVLLVASPGAVPLSARVPHVLVLAPVAAAAVVLVVVASGRLRRAVGRAVTDVREVHRSRGRACALWGGSVAFALLHAGVVVAVVHALGLALPTSHVVMAYLVASGAAALLPTPGGLGSLDAALAFALTAAGAPGQTAISAVIGYRLLTGWLPMAPGLLVLGWLARRSAL from the coding sequence GTGTCCGACAGCGTGACCGTGACCGCGGGCAGGCGCCACTACGTCCGGCTGGGCATCACCCTCGCGGTGCTCGTCCTCGCCGGCGGCATGCTCGCGGCGCACCGGGCCACCCTCGACAGCGGTACCGACCAACTGGCCGCCGCCGACGGGGAGTGGCTGGTGCTCGCCTGCTTCGCCACTGTCGCCACGTGGGTGTGCGCGGCTGTGGCGCAGCAGGGGGCGGTCGTCGAGCGGTTGCCGAAGGGACGGCTCGTGGCCGCTCAGTTCGCGGCGTGCGCCGCCAACCACATCCTGCCCGCAGGGGCCGGGGCGAGCTTGGTCAACCTGCGGTTCCTGACGCGGTGCGGCCTGTCCACCAGGCGCTCGGCGACCGCGCTGGCCGTGAAGGCGGCTGTCGGCGGGATCGTCCGGTGCGTGCTGGGCGTCGTCCTGCTGGTGGCATCACCGGGCGCTGTCCCACTGTCGGCACGGGTCCCACACGTGCTGGTCCTGGCGCCGGTGGCGGCGGCAGCCGTCGTGCTGGTGGTGGTGGCCAGCGGTCGGCTCAGGCGGGCGGTGGGGCGAGCCGTGACCGACGTGCGGGAGGTGCATCGCTCCCGGGGGCGGGCCTGCGCACTGTGGGGCGGCTCGGTCGCGTTCGCGTTGCTGCACGCCGGCGTGGTCGTGGCCGTCGTCCATGCGCTCGGTCTCGCGTTGCCCACGAGCCACGTGGTGATGGCGTACCTGGTTGCCAGCGGGGCGGCGGCCCTGCTTCCCACGCCCGGTGGACTGGGGTCGCTGGACGCCGCGCTCGCCTTCGCGCTCACGGCCGCCGGAGCACCGGGGCAGACGGCGATCTCGGCGGTCATCGGCTACCGCCTGCTCACCGGATGGCTGCCGATGGCACCGGGACTGCTGGTCCTGGGGTGGCTTGCCCGCCGGTCGGCGCTCTGA
- a CDS encoding YtxH domain-containing protein — protein sequence MRYKLTFVVGLTLGYVLGTRAGRERYEQLKKSARQVSQNPAVRNTAETAAQQGRQFAGKAYHAVSDKVGDRVPESVTQRVRSLRDRNTNGAPDDDWGTSST from the coding sequence ATGCGCTACAAGCTCACGTTCGTGGTCGGACTGACTCTGGGTTACGTGCTGGGCACCCGTGCCGGGCGCGAGCGCTACGAACAGCTGAAGAAGTCCGCCCGCCAGGTTTCCCAGAACCCCGCCGTCCGCAACACCGCGGAGACGGCGGCCCAGCAGGGCCGCCAGTTCGCCGGCAAGGCCTACCACGCGGTCAGCGACAAGGTCGGCGACCGGGTGCCGGAGTCCGTGACCCAGCGGGTGCGCTCGCTCCGGGACCGCAACACGAACGGTGCGCCGGACGACGACTGGGGCACCAGCAGCACGTGA